In Ammospiza nelsoni isolate bAmmNel1 chromosome 11, bAmmNel1.pri, whole genome shotgun sequence, the genomic window GAATTTTTGGAGGAGAATATGGACTTGGAGCTCAAAGAAAGACCTAAAAGCGAGACCAAGGACTTGAGAGCTTGCAGCCAGGTTTCTGTTGCTTCGCTGCAGCAAAAAGACCATATGTTACCCAGTACTAGTTTAAAAGAGAGTAAAAATGAGCAGTTGACTAGCTCAACGGAAGGTGGCCAAGCTTCAAATGGAGGAGTGACCCTGGAGAATGGAATACCAGTTATGCTCCAAATTCAGCCTGTGCAGATCAAACAGGAGTCCAACACCAGCCCCACGTCCCAAGGACCAGCACAGGAGAACATTAAAATTGCACAGCTCCTTGTCAACATCCAAGGACAGACATTTGCCCTTGTGCCTCAGATAGTTCAGTCGTCCAATTTGAACTTGTCCTCTAAATTTGTCCGCATTGCTCCCGTCCCCATCGCCGCCAAGCCAATTGGGCCAGGGGGCATGATCCAGGGGCAGACGGGAATCATCATGGGTCAGAAATTTCAAAAGAACCCTGCAGCTGAACTCATTAAAATGCATAAATGTTCTTTTCCTGGCTGCACCAAGATGTACACGAAAAGCAGCCATTTGAAAGCCCACCTGAGGAGGCACACAGGAGAAAAGCCCTTTGCGTGCACGTGGCCGGGCTGTGGATGGAGGTCAGTATTGGGGTCCAGCTCTGTCCCCCTTCCCTTTCTTGCTCACTTGACCTCACTTGCTGAGCAAGTAGGTTTGCACTCTGATTTATAAACTGTTTCTGTTGCCAGAACTTCTTTGGTTGGTTTGACAATGAAgaccttttttcttcctcttgggTAACGCAGGGGTTCTGATAAATTAAATAGCACAGCTTCAcctgctggcaccagcagctttAGTGtcttaaaacaaataaaagcagtCCATCATAATCTGTATTTCATTCTAGAGGGTCAGGTGAAGCTTGTTACCGCAGGTAAGACCTGGTGTTTGCATTGGTGTGGTTGCAGCACCAGCTGA contains:
- the KLF15 gene encoding Krueppel-like factor 15, whose product is MVDHLLPTDESFSSTRSSLGYFGDMTAGVRSYQMLPSPLSEDDSDSSSFCSCSSPDSQVLSSSYGSTSSAESQDSILDYLLSQASLGNTTTASWWDKRRLQPIVKEEYFRLPEFPVDMEDSGPFQPTLEEIEEFLEENMDLELKERPKSETKDLRACSQVSVASLQQKDHMLPSTSLKESKNEQLTSSTEGGQASNGGVTLENGIPVMLQIQPVQIKQESNTSPTSQGPAQENIKIAQLLVNIQGQTFALVPQIVQSSNLNLSSKFVRIAPVPIAAKPIGPGGMIQGQTGIIMGQKFQKNPAAELIKMHKCSFPGCTKMYTKSSHLKAHLRRHTGEKPFACTWPGCGWRFSRSDELSRHRRSHSGVKPYQCPVCEKKFARSDHLSKHVKVHRFPRSSRSVRAVN